One Gordonia zhaorongruii DNA segment encodes these proteins:
- a CDS encoding MlaE family ABC transporter permease has translation MSTETVDAPAVKREPKPRKGVRKWFHEHITKSFETFGRQLGMFVQVFSVLVTDIAKRRFPFREFVRQCAFMASTSVFPTLLVAIPIGVIVSIQVSNIAGQIGATSFSGAATGLGVIRQGAPLVTSLLLAGAVGSAIAADLGSRTIRDEIDAMRVMGVNPIQRLISPRLLATMVVAFLLCGFVCFVGFITGYVFNVYAQGGTPGSYTGTFASFAGTSDLIFALVKAVIFGAIVAVVACDRGLNTSGGPAGVANSVNAAVVNSVLLLFTVNVVLTQLFALVIPTKVV, from the coding sequence GTGAGCACGGAGACAGTTGACGCCCCTGCCGTCAAGCGAGAGCCGAAGCCTCGCAAAGGCGTCCGCAAATGGTTCCACGAGCACATCACCAAGTCCTTCGAGACCTTCGGTCGCCAGCTCGGAATGTTCGTCCAGGTGTTCTCCGTTCTCGTCACCGACATCGCCAAGCGGAGGTTCCCGTTCCGGGAGTTCGTTCGGCAGTGCGCCTTCATGGCGTCCACATCCGTGTTCCCCACACTCCTGGTAGCGATCCCGATCGGTGTCATCGTCTCGATCCAGGTGTCGAACATCGCCGGGCAGATCGGTGCGACGTCGTTCTCCGGTGCGGCTACCGGGCTCGGGGTGATCCGGCAGGGTGCGCCCCTGGTCACGTCGCTGCTCCTGGCCGGCGCCGTCGGGTCGGCGATCGCCGCAGACCTCGGTTCGCGCACGATTCGCGACGAGATCGACGCCATGCGGGTGATGGGCGTCAACCCGATCCAGCGACTGATCTCGCCGCGGTTGCTCGCCACGATGGTGGTCGCCTTCCTTCTCTGCGGCTTCGTCTGCTTCGTCGGCTTCATCACCGGCTACGTCTTCAACGTCTACGCGCAAGGGGGCACGCCAGGCAGTTACACGGGGACGTTCGCGTCGTTCGCCGGCACCTCCGACCTCATATTCGCGTTGGTGAAAGCCGTCATCTTCGGTGCGATCGTCGCGGTCGTGGCCTGCGACCGCGGCCTGAACACGAGTGGCGGCCCGGCCGGGGTCGCGAACTCGGTGAACGCCGCCGTGGTGAACTCGGTGCTGCTTCTGTTCACGGTCAACGTGGTGCTCACTCAGCTGTTCGCCCTCGTCATACCGACGAAGGTGGTGTGA
- the dnaE gene encoding DNA polymerase III subunit alpha, producing MSGSFVHLHNHTEYSMLDGAAKMSPLFAEAQRQGMSAIGMTDHGNMFGASEFYNTARKHDIKPIIGIEAYVAPESRFSTKRVLWGTRDQKSDDVSGSGAYTHMTMVAENATGLRNLFKLSSRASLEGQLGKWSRMDAEIIAEHAEGIIATTGCPSGEVQTRLRLGHEAEALEAAGRWQEIFGKENFYLELMEHGLEIEQRVRSGLLDIGRKLGIKPLVTNDCHYVTQDQSVSHEALLCLQTGKTLSDPTRFRFGGDGYFLKSAQQMREMWDAEVPGGCDNTVEVGERVTSYEEVFAHHDRMPIFPVPEGFTQESWLKREVLAGLDRRFTGQTVPEEYSRRADYEMGIIFQMGFPAYFLVVGDLIKHALEVGIRVGPGRGSAAGSLVAWALGITNIDPIPHGLLFERFLNPERVSMPDIDIDFDDRRRGEMVRYASEKWGSDKVAQVITFGTIKTKAAIKDSARVQFGQPGFSIADRITKALPPPVMAKDIPVYGITDPEHERYSEASEVRTLIETDPDVKTIYDTALGLEGLVRNAGVHACAVIMSSEPLTDAIPVWKRPQDGAIITGWDYPSCEAIGLLKMDFLGLRNLTVIGDAIENIKTNRGIDLDLDTLPLEDPATYELLARGDTLGVFQLDGAAMRELLKMMQPTGFGDIVAVLALYRPGPMGVNAHTDYAKRKNGLQKIKPIHPELEEPLREILSETYGLIVYQEQIMQIAQKVAGYSLGQADLLRRAMGKKKKEILDEAYEGFAQGMRDNGFSQGAITALWDTVLPFAGYAFNKSHAAGYGLVSFWTAYLKANFPAEYMAGLLTSVGDDKDKAAIYLSDCRKMGITVLPPDVNSSRADFAAVGEDIRFGLAAIRNVGSGVVSSIIASRESKGAYANFSDYLGKIDVVACTKKVTESLVKAGAFDSMEHPRKGLFLVHADAVESVLGTKKAEAIGQFDLFGGSDDESVSEVFAVKIPDEEWDTKHKLALERDMLGLYVSGHPLAGLEHAIASQTDTSITSLLEGTVADGAQITIGGIISSVTRRVNKKGEPWAAVTIEDMVGGAEVYFFPRAFVAYGMDLVQDNIVLVRARVNKRDDSLMISANDLAVPDLSAVGTSKPLMLTLAANRCTPDRVSALKQVLTRHPGTSDVHVTLTSDRKQTQLRLTDALRVTPSSALMGDLKALLGPGCLTA from the coding sequence GTGTCCGGGTCGTTCGTTCATCTGCACAACCACACCGAGTACTCGATGCTCGATGGCGCGGCGAAGATGTCGCCGTTGTTCGCGGAGGCGCAGCGGCAGGGCATGAGCGCGATCGGGATGACCGACCACGGCAACATGTTCGGTGCCAGCGAGTTCTACAACACGGCCCGCAAGCACGACATCAAGCCGATCATCGGCATCGAGGCGTATGTGGCGCCGGAGAGCCGATTCAGCACCAAGCGGGTGCTGTGGGGTACGCGTGATCAGAAATCCGACGACGTGTCGGGTTCGGGCGCGTACACGCATATGACGATGGTGGCCGAGAACGCGACCGGTCTGCGGAACCTGTTCAAACTGTCCTCGCGGGCCTCGCTCGAAGGTCAGTTGGGCAAGTGGTCGCGCATGGACGCGGAGATCATCGCCGAGCACGCCGAGGGGATCATCGCGACCACCGGATGCCCGTCGGGTGAGGTGCAGACCAGGTTGCGTCTGGGGCACGAGGCGGAGGCGCTGGAGGCCGCGGGCAGGTGGCAGGAGATCTTCGGCAAGGAGAACTTCTATCTGGAGCTGATGGAGCACGGACTGGAGATCGAGCAGCGCGTTCGTTCGGGGCTTCTGGACATCGGCCGCAAGCTCGGCATCAAACCGCTGGTGACCAATGACTGCCACTACGTGACGCAGGATCAGTCGGTCTCGCACGAGGCTCTGCTGTGTCTCCAGACGGGGAAGACGCTGTCGGATCCGACGCGGTTCCGGTTCGGCGGCGACGGGTACTTCCTGAAGTCGGCTCAGCAGATGCGCGAGATGTGGGACGCCGAGGTTCCGGGAGGGTGCGACAACACCGTCGAGGTGGGTGAGCGGGTCACCTCGTACGAGGAGGTGTTCGCCCATCACGACCGGATGCCGATCTTCCCGGTGCCCGAGGGGTTCACGCAGGAGTCGTGGCTCAAGCGCGAGGTGCTCGCGGGTCTGGATCGCCGGTTCACCGGGCAGACGGTGCCCGAGGAGTACTCGCGTCGTGCCGACTACGAGATGGGCATCATCTTCCAGATGGGCTTCCCGGCGTACTTCCTGGTGGTCGGCGACCTGATCAAGCATGCGCTGGAGGTCGGCATCCGGGTGGGACCCGGGCGTGGCAGCGCCGCCGGCTCGCTGGTGGCGTGGGCGCTGGGCATCACGAACATCGATCCGATCCCGCACGGTCTGCTGTTCGAGCGGTTCTTGAACCCCGAGCGTGTGTCGATGCCCGATATCGACATCGACTTCGACGATCGCCGCCGCGGTGAGATGGTGCGGTACGCCTCGGAGAAGTGGGGCAGCGACAAGGTCGCGCAGGTCATCACCTTCGGCACCATCAAGACGAAGGCGGCGATCAAGGACTCCGCCCGAGTCCAGTTCGGTCAGCCGGGATTCTCGATCGCCGACCGGATCACCAAGGCGCTGCCGCCTCCGGTGATGGCCAAGGACATCCCGGTGTACGGGATCACCGATCCCGAGCATGAGAGGTACTCCGAGGCGTCCGAGGTTCGGACGCTCATCGAGACCGATCCGGACGTCAAGACGATCTACGACACCGCTCTGGGGCTCGAGGGACTGGTCCGGAACGCGGGCGTGCACGCCTGCGCGGTCATCATGTCGTCCGAACCGCTCACCGATGCGATCCCGGTGTGGAAGCGTCCACAGGACGGCGCGATCATCACCGGCTGGGACTATCCGTCGTGTGAGGCCATCGGCCTGCTGAAGATGGACTTCCTGGGTCTGCGGAACCTGACTGTCATCGGCGACGCCATCGAGAACATCAAGACCAACCGCGGCATCGACCTCGACCTGGACACGTTGCCGCTCGAAGACCCGGCGACGTACGAACTGCTGGCGCGCGGCGACACGCTCGGGGTGTTCCAGCTGGACGGCGCGGCGATGCGCGAGCTGCTCAAGATGATGCAGCCGACCGGGTTCGGGGACATCGTCGCCGTGCTCGCGCTCTATCGCCCGGGCCCGATGGGCGTTAACGCGCACACCGACTACGCCAAGCGCAAGAACGGCCTCCAGAAGATCAAGCCGATCCATCCGGAACTCGAGGAGCCGCTGCGCGAGATCCTCTCCGAGACATACGGTCTGATCGTCTACCAAGAGCAGATCATGCAGATCGCGCAGAAGGTGGCCGGCTACTCACTCGGTCAGGCCGATCTGCTGCGTCGTGCGATGGGCAAGAAGAAGAAGGAGATCCTCGATGAGGCGTACGAGGGCTTCGCTCAGGGCATGCGCGACAACGGCTTCTCGCAGGGGGCGATCACCGCGCTCTGGGACACCGTTCTCCCGTTCGCCGGCTATGCGTTCAACAAGTCGCACGCCGCGGGCTACGGTCTCGTGTCGTTCTGGACCGCCTATCTGAAGGCCAACTTCCCGGCCGAGTACATGGCGGGCCTGTTGACATCGGTCGGCGACGACAAGGACAAAGCTGCGATCTATCTGTCGGACTGCCGGAAGATGGGGATCACGGTGCTCCCGCCCGACGTCAACTCGTCGCGCGCCGACTTCGCGGCCGTCGGTGAGGACATCCGCTTCGGTTTGGCGGCGATCCGCAACGTCGGGTCGGGTGTGGTGTCGTCGATCATCGCGAGCCGGGAGTCGAAGGGCGCGTACGCGAACTTCTCCGACTACCTCGGCAAGATCGATGTGGTCGCCTGCACGAAGAAGGTCACCGAGTCGTTGGTGAAGGCAGGCGCCTTCGATTCGATGGAGCATCCGCGCAAGGGGCTGTTCCTGGTGCATGCCGACGCCGTCGAATCGGTACTCGGCACCAAGAAGGCCGAGGCGATCGGCCAGTTCGATCTTTTCGGCGGGTCCGACGACGAGAGCGTCAGCGAAGTATTCGCGGTGAAGATCCCCGACGAGGAATGGGACACCAAGCACAAGCTCGCGCTCGAGCGCGACATGCTCGGTCTCTACGTCTCCGGACATCCGCTGGCCGGCCTCGAGCACGCGATCGCGTCGCAGACCGACACATCGATCACCTCACTGCTCGAGGGCACCGTGGCGGACGGTGCCCAGATCACCATCGGCGGGATCATCTCGTCGGTGACGCGACGAGTGAACAAGAAGGGCGAGCCGTGGGCGGCGGTGACCATCGAGGACATGGTCGGCGGTGCCGAGGTGTACTTCTTCCCGCGTGCGTTCGTCGCCTACGGCATGGATCTGGTGCAGGACAACATCGTGCTCGTCCGGGCGCGCGTCAACAAGCGTGACGACTCGCTGATGATCAGCGCCAACGATCTCGCCGTCCCCGACTTGAGTGCTGTCGGCACGTCGAAGCCGCTGATGCTGACCCTCGCGGCGAATCGGTGCACGCCCGATCGGGTGAGTGCGCTGAAGCAGGTGCTGACCCGTCATCCGGGAACCTCGGACGTGCATGTGACGTTGACCAGCGACCGGAAGCAGACGCAGCTCCGCCTGACCGACGCTCTGCGGGTGACTCCGTCATCGGCCCTGATGGGTGATCTGAAGGCGCTGTTGGGGCCAGGCTGTCTGACTGCATAG
- the ilvA gene encoding threonine ammonia-lyase IlvA codes for MDDVSTPPAADEKSTDDPVPGLNRASIDAAAERLNGVVIDTQLEACPRLSVATGASIFLKREDLQSVRSYKIRGAYNVMTQLGAAERAAGVVAASAGNHAQGVAFACATMGVHGRIYVPTTTPKQKRDRITWHGRDFVELIAVGDTYDAAAAAAQADVLRTGATWIHAFDDARTAAGQGTIGKEILDQLDGPPDVVVLPVGGAGCMAGIVTYLRAASPSTAIVGVEPAGAASLGAALVAGEPVTLDEVDPFVDGASVKRIGALGHAVMSTAGARVVRHAMFDAVAEQPAVPVIEAGEIDLAPGSVTVMNIDEGAICSAMLELYQNEGIIAEPAGALATAAIDALPLAPGARVVSLVSGGNNDVSRYGEVIERSLVHRGLKHYFLVSFPQEPGALRRFLDEVLGPDDDITLFEYVKRNNRDTGTALVGLEIGDPSCLAGLQDRMGRSRLQVERLEPGSAAYRYLT; via the coding sequence ATGGACGACGTGAGTACGCCGCCCGCAGCAGACGAGAAGAGCACTGACGATCCCGTTCCCGGCCTGAACCGCGCCAGCATCGATGCGGCAGCAGAGCGGCTGAACGGCGTCGTGATCGACACTCAGCTCGAGGCCTGTCCCCGGTTGAGTGTCGCCACCGGCGCGTCGATCTTCCTCAAGCGTGAAGATCTGCAGTCCGTCCGGTCGTACAAGATCCGCGGAGCGTACAACGTGATGACTCAGCTCGGCGCCGCCGAGCGCGCCGCAGGTGTCGTCGCGGCCAGTGCGGGCAATCACGCGCAGGGCGTCGCATTCGCCTGCGCGACGATGGGAGTCCACGGCCGCATCTACGTGCCGACCACCACGCCGAAGCAGAAGCGTGACCGCATCACGTGGCACGGCCGGGATTTCGTCGAACTGATCGCCGTCGGCGACACGTACGACGCCGCGGCCGCAGCGGCTCAGGCCGATGTGCTTCGCACCGGTGCGACCTGGATCCACGCGTTCGACGATGCGCGGACGGCGGCGGGTCAGGGGACCATCGGCAAAGAGATCCTGGACCAGCTCGACGGTCCGCCCGACGTGGTGGTGCTGCCGGTCGGGGGTGCCGGCTGCATGGCGGGGATCGTCACGTACCTGCGGGCCGCCAGCCCGTCGACCGCAATCGTGGGGGTCGAGCCTGCCGGCGCGGCTTCGCTCGGGGCAGCCCTGGTGGCCGGGGAACCGGTCACCCTCGATGAGGTCGATCCGTTCGTGGACGGAGCGTCGGTCAAGCGCATCGGCGCACTCGGTCATGCAGTGATGAGCACTGCGGGGGCACGCGTCGTGCGACACGCGATGTTCGACGCAGTCGCCGAGCAGCCCGCGGTTCCGGTCATCGAGGCGGGCGAGATCGATCTCGCGCCGGGCAGCGTGACCGTGATGAACATCGACGAGGGGGCGATCTGCTCGGCGATGCTCGAGCTCTATCAGAACGAGGGAATCATCGCCGAACCCGCGGGCGCTCTTGCGACGGCCGCGATCGACGCACTGCCGCTCGCGCCCGGCGCTCGCGTCGTCTCACTCGTGTCGGGCGGCAATAACGACGTCTCCCGCTACGGCGAGGTCATCGAGCGGTCGCTGGTGCACCGGGGGCTCAAGCACTACTTCCTGGTGAGCTTCCCGCAGGAGCCGGGCGCGTTGCGCCGGTTCCTGGACGAGGTGCTCGGCCCGGACGACGACATCACGTTGTTCGAGTACGTGAAGCGGAACAACCGCGACACGGGCACCGCTCTGGTCGGCCTCGAGATCGGCGACCCGTCGTGCCTCGCAGGTTTGCAGGACCGGATGGGTCGATCGCGCCTGCAGGTGGAGCGGTTGGAGCCGGGGAGCGCTGCGTACCGCTACCTGACATAG
- a CDS encoding ABC transporter permease, with translation MTASRYTPTLLKPLEWGRKAIEAPRDALVAMGHLITFLVKSIGSTPITFRHYKKEVWRLLSDVAWGNGAIVVGGGTVGVMVILGVMGGATVGIEGYTALNLLGMGPLTGGLSAFATTREIAPLLAATAFTAQSGCRFTAQLGSMRISEEIDALESIAIRPLPYLVTTRMAAAVLSIIPLYAISLAANYIACQFMFQVQSGEGTGTYLHYFESFILSRDVVFSFIKVIVFVLLTTFIQCYYGYFASGGPEGVGIAAGHAIRLSIITIVFANLILTLVFWGMSAGIRISG, from the coding sequence ATGACTGCGTCCCGGTACACCCCGACCCTGCTGAAGCCGCTGGAGTGGGGGCGCAAGGCCATCGAGGCACCTCGCGACGCGCTGGTGGCGATGGGGCATCTCATCACCTTCCTGGTGAAGTCGATCGGATCGACCCCGATCACGTTCCGTCACTACAAGAAGGAAGTGTGGCGGCTGCTCTCGGACGTCGCCTGGGGCAACGGGGCGATCGTCGTCGGCGGCGGCACGGTCGGTGTCATGGTGATCCTCGGCGTGATGGGCGGTGCGACCGTCGGCATCGAGGGGTACACAGCCCTGAATCTGCTCGGCATGGGACCGCTGACGGGTGGGCTGTCTGCTTTCGCGACGACCCGTGAGATCGCCCCGTTGCTGGCTGCGACCGCTTTCACCGCTCAGTCCGGATGTCGATTCACAGCGCAGCTCGGGTCGATGCGGATCAGCGAGGAGATCGACGCGCTCGAGTCGATCGCGATCCGGCCGCTCCCGTACCTGGTGACCACTCGCATGGCCGCGGCGGTGCTGTCGATCATCCCGCTGTACGCGATCTCGTTGGCCGCCAACTACATCGCCTGCCAGTTCATGTTCCAGGTGCAGAGCGGAGAGGGCACCGGAACGTACCTGCATTACTTCGAGTCGTTCATCCTGTCGCGCGACGTCGTGTTCTCATTCATCAAGGTGATCGTCTTCGTTCTGCTGACGACGTTCATCCAGTGTTACTACGGGTACTTCGCATCCGGTGGCCCGGAAGGCGTCGGTATCGCCGCCGGGCACGCGATTCGCTTGTCGATCATCACGATCGTGTTCGCGAATCTGATTCTCACTCTCGTGTTCTGGGGCATGTCCGCCGGAATCAGGATATCGGGGTAG
- a CDS encoding MlaD family protein, whose translation MRIDTGGRDPSVKTYFIRGVVFAAVGVLVLGLLMMRYQGKFDDNTEVTASLTDVGDGLITGADVRYNGFIVGAVDVIETGADSGERKNVKILLDSKQAEGIPAEVTARTVPSNLFGVNSVQLLAPAQTSDERLSAGDVIEADTSEPTIRLQDAQNELRTLLRSVPPEDLAQVLGALADALKDGGQTFSTFVGVLDTYWKTINSKFPPGAPSGFDDFNRAVRGLADSTPELLDTLGKSVKPALTIAEKQDELTALLSAGQGVLDQTQTLFAANGDGGKRIVRDLNTMLGALMYDPDAMPQALRELYVLAGRVLGVFTGVNGHVQLNLGINFSAYEMYTRQNCPVYDGGPYGQLRGPGCVGPGTGTGPTMSGPLSVYPSDGMQRRKVSKKARGVTTKRDGETLSGALGRKPSSAETLMVGPLVSVAPTQEKPSAKEGER comes from the coding sequence ATGAGGATCGATACAGGCGGCCGCGACCCGTCGGTGAAGACGTACTTCATCCGGGGCGTCGTCTTCGCCGCGGTCGGCGTCCTGGTTCTGGGTCTGCTGATGATGCGCTACCAGGGCAAGTTCGACGACAACACCGAGGTGACGGCGTCACTCACGGATGTGGGAGACGGCCTCATCACCGGAGCCGACGTCCGGTACAACGGTTTCATCGTCGGCGCAGTCGACGTGATCGAGACCGGCGCGGATTCGGGCGAGCGCAAGAACGTCAAGATCCTCCTCGATTCGAAGCAGGCGGAGGGAATCCCCGCGGAGGTGACGGCGCGTACGGTGCCGTCGAACCTGTTCGGCGTCAACTCGGTGCAGTTGCTGGCACCTGCGCAGACGTCGGATGAGCGATTGTCGGCAGGCGACGTGATCGAGGCCGACACCTCCGAACCGACCATCCGGCTGCAGGACGCGCAGAACGAACTGCGCACCCTGTTGCGCAGCGTGCCGCCCGAGGATCTCGCACAGGTGCTCGGCGCGCTCGCGGATGCGCTCAAGGACGGCGGCCAGACGTTCTCCACCTTCGTCGGTGTGCTCGACACCTACTGGAAGACGATCAACTCGAAGTTCCCGCCGGGCGCTCCGTCGGGCTTCGACGACTTCAACCGGGCGGTTCGGGGGCTGGCGGACTCCACGCCTGAACTGCTCGACACGCTGGGTAAGTCGGTGAAGCCGGCGCTGACGATCGCCGAGAAGCAGGACGAACTCACCGCGCTCCTGTCCGCGGGTCAAGGTGTGCTCGATCAGACGCAGACCCTCTTCGCCGCGAACGGCGACGGCGGAAAGCGGATCGTCCGCGATCTGAACACCATGCTGGGCGCGCTGATGTACGACCCGGACGCCATGCCGCAGGCACTGCGCGAACTGTACGTGCTGGCCGGTCGCGTGCTCGGGGTGTTCACCGGGGTCAACGGTCACGTCCAGCTGAATCTCGGCATCAACTTCAGCGCGTACGAGATGTACACGCGCCAGAACTGCCCGGTGTACGACGGCGGGCCGTACGGCCAGCTCCGCGGACCGGGATGCGTGGGGCCGGGAACCGGCACCGGGCCGACGATGTCCGGCCCGCTGAGTGTGTATCCCAGCGACGGAATGCAGCGCCGCAAGGTGTCGAAGAAGGCGCGCGGCGTGACGACGAAGAGGGACGGTGAGACGTTGAGCGGCGCTCTCGGTCGCAAGCCCTCGTCCGCGGAGACCCTCATGGTCGGACCGCTGGTCTCGGTGGCGCCCACGCAGGAGAAGCCGTCAGCGAAGGAAGGGGAGCGGTGA
- the lspA gene encoding signal peptidase II, with amino-acid sequence MNESAPGRRTARTVTLLAGVAVVVYLLDLVTKTLAVARLDPADPTQVIGEFLTFKLIRNSGAAFSMATGYTWVLTIIALVIVIGIIRYAGKLASVGWTIGLGLVLGGALGNLTDRMFRSPRPLRGHVVDFIQVGDWWPTFNVADSAVVCGAVLLVLLTLLGYDYDGSRTGWAARDDEEPVDDRPSDEEDDDA; translated from the coding sequence ATGAATGAATCCGCGCCCGGGCGTAGAACCGCCCGGACCGTGACGCTGCTCGCTGGGGTGGCCGTCGTCGTCTACCTGCTGGACCTGGTTACGAAGACGTTGGCGGTGGCGCGACTGGACCCCGCGGATCCGACTCAGGTGATCGGCGAGTTCCTGACGTTCAAGCTGATCCGCAACAGCGGGGCCGCGTTCTCGATGGCGACCGGCTACACCTGGGTGCTCACGATCATCGCCCTGGTCATCGTCATCGGGATCATCCGCTACGCGGGCAAGCTCGCGTCGGTCGGGTGGACGATCGGCCTGGGACTTGTCCTCGGCGGCGCGCTCGGCAACCTGACCGACCGCATGTTCCGCTCTCCGCGTCCGCTGCGCGGGCACGTGGTCGACTTCATCCAGGTCGGTGACTGGTGGCCGACCTTCAACGTCGCCGACTCGGCGGTCGTATGCGGTGCCGTGCTCTTGGTGCTGCTCACGCTGCTCGGCTACGACTACGACGGCTCGCGTACGGGCTGGGCGGCCCGCGACGATGAGGAGCCGGTCGATGATCGGCCGAGCGATGAGGAGGACGACGATGCGTGA
- a CDS encoding asparaginase: MSTRQVVMITTGGTAASRTTDAGAVPVLSAADLVPKARPGVTVHPVELMSVDSSAMTLREQFSVVRSIAESFADPDVTGIVVTHGTDTLEETAFLADLFAADPRPVVFTGAQLPADHPESDGPANIAAAVDLAIDPASRGRGVLVAMGGRVLSARGVFKSSTTAAAAFDTVNADLPRPLVADAVPSGHPARVDLLSLYPGVSAGTIASAIEQRAAGIVLAATGSGNTHPDITAQVSLAAHRGIPVVVSTRVPYGFVKPTYGGGGGGVDLARAGAVFSPWLRAPQARVALIGLLSTGADRRSVVDFFAASSPG, translated from the coding sequence ATGAGCACTCGCCAGGTCGTGATGATCACCACCGGCGGCACCGCCGCCTCGCGCACGACGGATGCCGGCGCCGTACCGGTGCTGTCCGCCGCCGATCTCGTTCCGAAGGCTCGGCCTGGCGTCACGGTGCATCCGGTCGAACTGATGTCCGTCGACTCCTCGGCGATGACCCTGCGCGAGCAGTTCAGCGTGGTGCGGTCGATCGCCGAGTCGTTCGCGGATCCGGACGTCACCGGAATCGTGGTCACGCACGGCACCGACACCCTCGAGGAGACGGCCTTCCTCGCCGACCTCTTCGCCGCCGATCCGCGACCCGTCGTGTTCACCGGGGCTCAGCTTCCCGCCGATCATCCCGAATCGGATGGTCCTGCGAACATCGCGGCGGCCGTCGATCTGGCGATCGATCCGGCGTCCCGCGGACGCGGCGTCCTGGTCGCCATGGGCGGACGCGTCCTCAGTGCGCGCGGAGTGTTCAAGTCGTCGACCACCGCCGCTGCCGCCTTCGACACTGTGAACGCCGATCTCCCCCGGCCACTCGTCGCCGACGCCGTTCCGAGCGGACATCCCGCCCGCGTCGATCTGCTGTCGCTTTACCCCGGCGTCTCGGCAGGGACCATCGCCTCGGCGATCGAGCAGCGCGCCGCAGGCATCGTGCTCGCCGCGACGGGCTCGGGCAACACCCATCCGGACATCACTGCGCAGGTGAGTCTCGCCGCGCATCGCGGCATCCCCGTCGTGGTGTCGACGCGCGTCCCGTACGGTTTCGTGAAACCGACGTACGGAGGTGGTGGCGGCGGGGTCGACCTGGCCCGTGCCGGAGCCGTGTTCTCCCCGTGGCTGCGAGCACCTCAGGCGCGCGTCGCCCTGATCGGACTGCTGTCTACCGGCGCCGACCGGCGATCCGTCGTCGACTTCTTCGCGGCCTCCTCGCCCGGCTGA
- a CDS encoding RluA family pseudouridine synthase has protein sequence MRDSRAMPVPDGLDGMRTDAGIARLLGLSRTVAAGLADDGDVTVDGRPVDKAHKLVAGAWLDILLPAPERPLTIEPTPVDDLDVVYHDSDIVVVDKPPGVAAHPSQGWTGPTVIGALAAAGFRISTSGAQERQGIVHRLDVGTSGLMVVAASERAYTLLKRAFKYRTVEKVYHALVQGHLDPPVGTIEAPIGRHPGSDWRFAVTSNGKESTTHYETLEMFASASLLDVHLETGRTHQIRVHLSALHHPCAGDPTYGADPALATRLGLDRQWLHARSLAFAHPADGRRVQFTTEYPADLQRALDVLRDV, from the coding sequence ATGCGTGACTCACGCGCGATGCCGGTGCCCGACGGGCTGGACGGCATGCGGACCGATGCGGGCATCGCGAGGCTGCTCGGCCTGTCCCGCACGGTCGCGGCCGGCCTCGCGGACGACGGTGACGTCACCGTCGACGGCCGACCGGTCGACAAGGCTCACAAACTGGTGGCGGGGGCGTGGCTCGACATCCTGCTTCCTGCCCCTGAGCGTCCGCTGACGATCGAACCGACGCCGGTGGACGACCTCGATGTGGTCTACCACGACTCCGACATCGTGGTCGTCGACAAGCCGCCGGGGGTGGCCGCTCACCCGTCGCAGGGCTGGACCGGTCCGACCGTCATCGGCGCCCTCGCGGCCGCCGGGTTCCGGATCTCCACCTCGGGCGCTCAGGAGAGGCAGGGCATCGTGCACCGCCTCGACGTCGGAACATCAGGATTGATGGTGGTGGCCGCCTCCGAACGCGCCTACACGCTGCTCAAGCGTGCTTTCAAGTACCGGACGGTGGAGAAGGTCTACCACGCACTCGTTCAGGGGCACCTCGACCCGCCGGTCGGCACCATCGAGGCTCCGATCGGCAGGCATCCCGGTTCGGACTGGCGATTCGCGGTCACGTCGAACGGCAAGGAGTCGACGACGCACTACGAGACGCTGGAGATGTTCGCGTCCGCATCACTGCTCGATGTGCACCTGGAGACCGGCCGGACCCACCAGATCCGGGTCCATCTCTCGGCGCTGCACCACCCGTGCGCCGGGGATCCCACCTACGGCGCCGATCCGGCGCTAGCCACCCGACTCGGGCTCGACCGGCAGTGGCTGCATGCTCGGTCGCTGGCGTTCGCGCATCCTGCTGACGGTCGTCGCGTGCAGTTCACCACGGAGTATCCCGCCGACCTCCAGCGCGCACTCGACGTGCTGCGCGACGTCTGA